From the genome of Bosea sp. Tri-49, one region includes:
- a CDS encoding TRAP transporter substrate-binding protein: protein MINSTSRRAAIAALLAATLLGSTAALAEVKAKIGHAMPDTHPQATAVNKFAELAGTYTNGNVKVQAFHSAMLGSDEKQLQAVQAGTQEFYIGTLAPLSTRVKEVQVWDLPFLFQNENEVYAVLDGASVKSIFEKIEPSGLVGLTWTGMGFRNLSNSRRAVKTAEDVSGLKLRVMANPVALDTWKSIGANAVPMAFSEVFTALEVKALDGQENPLLHMWSNKMQEVQKYISITNHVYTPVALVASKKFWDTLSASDKAGIQKAAVEAGLLQRKLLDEGDRDVIGKFKEAGVTVDQVSAEDLRKVQAKVKPVVDKFKSQIGEQFVDGFTAEIEKARAAK from the coding sequence ATGATCAATTCGACTTCGCGGCGTGCGGCCATCGCGGCTTTGCTGGCGGCGACGCTGCTGGGCTCCACGGCGGCTCTGGCCGAGGTCAAGGCCAAGATCGGCCATGCCATGCCCGACACCCATCCGCAGGCCACCGCCGTGAACAAGTTCGCGGAGCTCGCCGGCACCTACACCAATGGCAATGTGAAGGTGCAGGCCTTCCATTCCGCCATGCTCGGCAGCGACGAGAAGCAGCTCCAGGCCGTGCAGGCCGGCACGCAGGAATTCTACATCGGCACGCTTGCGCCGCTCTCGACCCGGGTGAAGGAGGTGCAGGTCTGGGATCTGCCCTTCCTCTTCCAGAACGAGAACGAGGTCTATGCGGTCCTCGACGGCGCCTCGGTGAAGTCGATCTTCGAGAAGATCGAGCCGAGCGGGCTGGTCGGCCTGACCTGGACCGGCATGGGCTTCCGCAACCTGTCGAACAGTCGCCGCGCGGTGAAGACGGCCGAGGATGTCTCCGGGCTCAAGCTGCGCGTGATGGCCAATCCCGTCGCGCTCGACACCTGGAAGTCGATCGGCGCCAACGCCGTGCCGATGGCGTTCTCCGAGGTGTTCACCGCGCTCGAGGTGAAGGCGCTCGACGGCCAGGAGAACCCGCTCCTGCACATGTGGTCGAACAAGATGCAGGAGGTGCAGAAGTACATCTCCATCACCAACCACGTCTATACGCCGGTGGCCCTGGTGGCATCGAAGAAGTTCTGGGACACGCTGTCGGCCAGCGACAAGGCCGGCATCCAGAAAGCCGCGGTCGAGGCCGGGCTTCTGCAGCGCAAGCTCCTCGATGAGGGCGACCGCGATGTCATCGGCAAGTTCAAGGAGGCGGGGGTGACGGTCGATCAGGTCTCGGCCGAGGACCTGCGCAAGGTCCAGGCCAAAGTCAAGCCGGTCGTCGACAAGTTCAAGAGCCAGATTGGCGAGCAGTTCGTCGATGGGTTCACCGCCGAGATCGAGAAGGCGCGCGCCGCCAAGTAA
- a CDS encoding DctP family TRAP transporter solute-binding subunit, which produces MLYQTRRTVLASLAAGVAVAAAYVAPVSAQDVKTAKLGHSFADAHPRAAAMKRFAEEVAKATNGSVKVEVFGNAALGSEEKMLIATQSGTIDFYMGALSPIAARKKELQIFDFPFLFATDAEAAAVLDGPAGRRLLDNLADMNLQGLAWSGGAFRNLSNSKRPIASLADMKGLKVRVMQSPMALASFNAMGMNAVPMAFTEVYTALETKALDGYEHPFVDMYANKMFEVQKHLTVTNHVYTPVALLASKRFWTSLTPQQQAAIQAAAETTRTFQREVELREAGEVLNELKAKGMAAVEMPPAELEAIRKAIEPVIAKNSEVIGAAFVNDFYAEIKKQRK; this is translated from the coding sequence ATGCTCTACCAAACGCGCCGGACCGTGCTCGCCAGCCTCGCCGCCGGGGTGGCCGTCGCTGCGGCATATGTCGCGCCGGTTTCGGCTCAGGATGTGAAGACCGCCAAGCTCGGCCACTCCTTCGCCGATGCCCACCCGCGCGCCGCAGCGATGAAGCGCTTCGCCGAGGAGGTCGCCAAGGCGACCAATGGCAGCGTCAAGGTCGAGGTCTTCGGCAATGCCGCGCTCGGCTCCGAGGAGAAGATGCTAATCGCCACCCAGTCAGGCACGATCGACTTCTACATGGGCGCGCTCTCGCCGATCGCAGCCCGCAAGAAAGAACTCCAGATCTTCGACTTCCCGTTCCTGTTCGCGACCGACGCCGAGGCGGCCGCGGTGCTCGACGGGCCGGCCGGACGCCGCCTGCTCGACAACCTCGCCGATATGAATCTGCAGGGCCTGGCCTGGTCCGGCGGCGCCTTCCGCAACCTGTCGAACAGCAAGCGGCCGATCGCCTCACTCGCCGACATGAAGGGGCTGAAGGTCCGGGTCATGCAAAGCCCGATGGCGCTGGCGAGCTTCAACGCCATGGGCATGAACGCCGTGCCGATGGCCTTCACCGAGGTCTATACCGCGTTGGAGACGAAGGCGCTCGACGGCTACGAGCATCCCTTCGTCGACATGTACGCCAACAAGATGTTCGAGGTGCAAAAGCACCTGACGGTCACCAATCATGTCTACACGCCGGTGGCGCTGCTCGCCTCGAAGCGGTTCTGGACTTCGCTGACGCCCCAGCAACAGGCCGCTATCCAGGCGGCCGCGGAGACGACGCGCACCTTCCAGCGAGAGGTTGAGCTCCGCGAGGCCGGCGAGGTCCTGAACGAGCTCAAGGCCAAGGGCATGGCGGCGGTCGAGATGCCGCCGGCCGAGCTCGAAGCCATCCGCAAGGCGATCGAGCCGGTGATCGCAAAGAACTCCGAGGTGATCGGCGCCGCCTTCGTCAACGACTTCTACGCCGAGATCAAGAAGCAGCGGAAATGA
- a CDS encoding FadR/GntR family transcriptional regulator, with protein MQLSSIGSRPNLASDAAAALAKSIRTGALQPGARLPSETELARQLGVSRPVVREAIAYLRADGIVESRRGLGLFVNQQDSLRLRRTEIEASEQSILQFLEFRLGMEVEAAQLASLRHTPEDLARMEAADAALNAADDIGEESAQHDLALHLAIAAAAHNPLFLNVLQFVSSPLLNSIQSMRNKDRGEASNIAIRRADHAAIVDRVRARDPAGAGEAMRKHIGESYRRYASQITTGGPPPVHPALQAIATRER; from the coding sequence ATGCAGCTGTCATCGATCGGATCCAGGCCCAATCTCGCCAGCGACGCTGCCGCCGCTTTGGCGAAGTCGATCAGGACCGGCGCGCTGCAGCCGGGCGCGCGCCTGCCATCCGAGACCGAGCTCGCGCGCCAGCTCGGCGTCAGCCGCCCCGTGGTGCGTGAGGCAATCGCCTATCTGCGGGCCGACGGCATCGTCGAAAGCCGGCGCGGCCTCGGCCTGTTCGTCAACCAGCAGGATTCGCTGCGCCTGCGGCGGACCGAGATCGAGGCGTCCGAGCAGTCGATTCTGCAGTTCCTCGAATTTCGCCTCGGCATGGAGGTCGAGGCGGCGCAACTCGCCTCCCTGCGCCATACGCCCGAGGATCTGGCGCGGATGGAGGCGGCCGACGCTGCGCTGAACGCAGCCGACGACATCGGCGAGGAAAGCGCCCAGCACGATCTGGCGCTGCATCTCGCCATCGCCGCGGCCGCGCACAATCCGCTCTTCCTCAACGTGCTGCAGTTCGTGTCGAGCCCGCTGCTCAACTCGATCCAGAGCATGCGCAACAAGGACCGCGGCGAGGCCTCGAACATCGCGATCCGCCGTGCCGACCATGCCGCGATCGTCGACCGTGTCCGCGCGCGCGACCCGGCCGGGGCCGGAGAAGCGATGCGCAAGCACATCGGCGAGTCCTATCGCCGCTACGCCTCGCAGATCACCACGGGCGGCCCGCCGCCGGTCCATCCCGCCCTTCAAGCGATAGCGACCCGGGAACGCTGA
- a CDS encoding SDR family oxidoreductase, producing MNTLFDLSGRTALVTGSSRGLGRAMAEGLAAAGAAIILNGADQGRLDEAVAALTAAGHAARGLRFDVTDEAAVVAAFEALDAEGVAVDILVNNAGIQFRRPMLELETADWQRVIDTNLTSAFVAGREAARRMTRRGHGKVINIGSLTSELARATVAPYTVAKGGIKMLTKAMAAEWGELGIQANAIGPGYMLTDMNQPLIDNPTFDAWVKGRTPARRWGRPDELVGTCVYLASSASDYVSGQIIYVDGGMISVL from the coding sequence GTGAACACCCTGTTCGATCTTTCCGGGCGCACCGCGCTCGTGACCGGCTCGTCGCGCGGGCTCGGCCGCGCCATGGCCGAAGGGCTCGCCGCTGCGGGAGCCGCAATCATCCTCAACGGTGCCGACCAGGGCCGCCTCGACGAGGCCGTCGCCGCCCTGACGGCCGCCGGCCATGCTGCGCGCGGCCTGCGCTTCGATGTGACCGACGAGGCCGCGGTCGTCGCCGCGTTCGAGGCGCTGGATGCCGAAGGCGTCGCGGTCGACATCCTCGTCAACAATGCCGGAATCCAGTTCCGCAGGCCGATGCTGGAGCTCGAGACGGCCGACTGGCAGCGCGTGATCGACACCAATCTGACCAGCGCCTTCGTCGCCGGCCGCGAGGCTGCCCGCCGCATGACTAGGCGCGGCCACGGCAAGGTCATCAATATCGGCTCGCTGACCAGCGAGCTCGCCCGCGCCACCGTTGCGCCCTACACGGTGGCGAAGGGCGGCATCAAGATGCTGACCAAGGCGATGGCGGCCGAATGGGGCGAACTCGGCATCCAGGCCAACGCGATCGGCCCGGGCTACATGCTGACCGACATGAACCAGCCGCTGATCGACAATCCGACCTTCGATGCCTGGGTGAAGGGCCGCACGCCGGCCCGGCGCTGGGGCCGGCCGGACGAACTCGTCGGCACCTGCGTCTACCTCGCCTCTTCCGCCTCCGACTATGTCAGCGGCCAGATCATCTATGTCGATGGCGGCATGATCTCGGTGCTCTAG
- a CDS encoding mandelate racemase/muconate lactonizing enzyme family protein, giving the protein MKITAIETMRTEEFANVLWVRVHTDAGIIGLGETFYGAGAVESHLHDTLSMRLLGKNPLHIEALHREMSNLPMAQASTGVESRATSAVDIALWDIFGKVCGQPVHQMLGGLCRDRQRIYNTCAGYKYVRSHNIKPVSTWNLGESAGPYEDLDGFMNRADAVAESLLESGITAMKIWPFDPPAIENQGVHITPAQMKKAIEPFEKIRKAVGDKMEIMVEFHSLWNLPTAIKIARALEPYSPTWYEDPIRMNSPQALAEYARSTTVSVCASETLGSRFPYKDMLDRDAMHIVMADLCWTGGLTEGRKIAAMAETYHRPFAPHDCIGPVGFIAAIHASFSQPNTLIQESVRAFYTGWYNELVTEMPVFVDGYVLPMEGPGLGVELLPAVFERSDLTVRRSTL; this is encoded by the coding sequence ATGAAGATCACCGCCATCGAGACGATGCGGACCGAGGAGTTCGCCAACGTCCTGTGGGTGCGCGTCCACACCGATGCCGGGATCATTGGCCTGGGCGAGACCTTCTATGGCGCCGGAGCGGTCGAGTCGCATTTGCACGACACGCTGTCGATGCGCCTGCTCGGCAAGAATCCGCTGCATATCGAGGCGCTGCATCGCGAGATGTCGAACCTGCCGATGGCTCAGGCATCGACCGGCGTCGAGTCGCGCGCCACCTCGGCCGTCGACATTGCGCTCTGGGACATCTTCGGCAAGGTCTGCGGGCAGCCGGTGCACCAGATGCTGGGCGGCCTCTGCCGCGATCGGCAGCGCATCTACAACACCTGCGCCGGCTACAAGTATGTACGCTCGCACAACATCAAGCCGGTCTCGACCTGGAATCTCGGCGAATCCGCAGGTCCCTATGAAGACCTCGACGGCTTCATGAACCGTGCCGATGCCGTGGCCGAAAGCCTGCTCGAAAGCGGCATCACCGCCATGAAGATCTGGCCCTTCGATCCGCCCGCCATCGAGAACCAGGGCGTCCACATCACGCCAGCGCAGATGAAGAAGGCGATCGAGCCCTTCGAGAAAATCCGCAAGGCCGTCGGCGACAAGATGGAGATCATGGTCGAGTTCCACTCACTCTGGAACCTGCCGACCGCGATCAAGATCGCCCGCGCGCTCGAGCCCTACAGCCCGACCTGGTACGAGGATCCGATCCGGATGAACTCGCCGCAGGCGCTCGCCGAATATGCGCGCTCGACCACCGTCTCGGTCTGCGCCAGCGAGACGCTGGGCTCGCGCTTCCCTTACAAGGATATGCTCGACCGGGATGCCATGCACATCGTCATGGCGGACCTGTGCTGGACCGGCGGCCTGACCGAAGGCCGTAAGATCGCGGCGATGGCCGAGACCTATCACCGGCCCTTCGCGCCGCATGACTGCATCGGCCCGGTCGGCTTCATTGCGGCGATCCACGCCTCGTTCAGCCAGCCCAACACGCTGATCCAGGAATCCGTCCGGGCCTTCTACACCGGCTGGTACAACGAGCTCGTCACCGAGATGCCAGTGTTCGTGGACGGCTATGTGCTGCCGATGGAAGGCCCGGGGCTCGGCGTCGAATTGCTGCCCGCCGTTTTCGAGCGATCCGACCTGACCGTTCGCCGCTCGACGCTCTGA